In Salana multivorans, a single genomic region encodes these proteins:
- the rpsL gene encoding 30S ribosomal protein S12, translating to MPTIQQLVRKGRAPKTTSSKTPALKGSPQRRGVCTRVYTTTPKKPNSALRKVARVKLSSGIEVTAYIPGVGHNLQEHSIVLVRGGRVKDLPGVRYKIVRGALDTQGVRGRQQARSRYGAKKEKK from the coding sequence GTGCCTACCATTCAGCAGCTGGTCCGCAAGGGCCGTGCGCCCAAGACCACCAGCTCCAAGACCCCGGCGCTCAAGGGTTCGCCCCAGCGCCGCGGCGTGTGCACCCGCGTGTACACCACGACCCCGAAGAAGCCGAACTCGGCGCTGCGCAAGGTTGCTCGCGTGAAGCTGTCGAGCGGCATCGAGGTCACGGCGTACATCCCGGGCGTCGGCCACAACCTCCAGGAGCACTCGATCGTGCTCGTGCGCGGCGGTCGTGTGAAGGACCTTCCCGGTGTCCGCTACAAGATCGTGCGTGGCGCGCTCGACACGCAGGGCGTGCGCGGCCGTCAGCAGGCCCGCAGCCGTTACGGCGCCAAGAAGGAGAAGAAGTAA
- the rpsG gene encoding 30S ribosomal protein S7, with protein sequence MPRKGPAPKRPVVVDPVYGSPTVSQLVNRVLLDGKKSVAERIVYDALEGVREKTQQDPAAVLKRALDNVRPSLEVKSRRVGGSTYQVPVEVRPARATALAMRWLVDYSRQRREKTMTERLMNEILDASNGLGAAVKRREDTHKMAESNRAFAHYRW encoded by the coding sequence ATGCCTCGTAAGGGCCCCGCACCCAAGCGCCCCGTCGTCGTCGACCCGGTCTACGGCTCGCCGACGGTCTCTCAGCTCGTCAACCGCGTGCTCCTCGACGGCAAGAAGTCCGTCGCCGAGCGCATCGTGTACGACGCCCTCGAGGGCGTCCGCGAGAAGACGCAGCAGGACCCCGCCGCCGTGCTCAAGCGCGCGCTCGACAACGTCCGTCCGTCGCTCGAGGTGAAGTCCCGCCGCGTCGGTGGCTCCACCTACCAGGTCCCGGTCGAGGTCCGCCCCGCCCGCGCCACGGCGCTGGCGATGCGCTGGCTCGTCGACTACTCGCGTCAGCGTCGCGAGAAGACGATGACCGAGCGCCTCATGAACGAGATCCTCGACGCGTCGAACGGTCTCGGCGCCGCGGTCAAGCGCCGCGAGGACACGCACAAGATGGCCGAGTCCAACCGGGCGTTCGCGCACTACCGCTGGTGA
- the fusA gene encoding elongation factor G yields the protein MALDVLTDLNKVRNIGIMAHIDAGKTTTTERILFYTGVNYKIGETHDGASTTDWMEQEKERGITITSAAVTCFWNGNQINIIDTPGHVDFTVEVERSLRVLDGAVAVFDGKEGVEPQSETVWRQADKYDVPRICFVNKMDKLGADFYFTVDTIKSRLGARPLVIQLPIGAESTFEGVVDLVEMRALLWRGETAMGANYTVEEIPADLKERAEQYHAELVEAVAETDEELLEKYLGGEELTVAEIKSGIRKLTVTSEAYPVLCGSAFKNKGVQPMLDAVIDYLPSPLDVPAVQGHDVRDEEIILERAASLDAPFSALAFKIAVHPFFGKLTFVRIYSGRVTPGQQILNATKGKKERVGKLFQMHANKENPVEEATAGHIYAFIGLKDTTTGDTLCALDAPVVLESMTFPDPVIEVAIEPKTKGDQEKLGTAIQKLAEEDPTFQVQLDQETGQTVIKGMGELHLDILVDRMRREFKVEANVGKPQVAYRETIRRAVEKLDYTHKKQTGGSGQFAKVQVTFEPLETTDGQVYEFTNAVTGGRVPREYIPSVDHGIQDAMQSGVLAGFPVVGVKATLVDGAAHDVDSSEMAFKIAGSMAFKEGMRRADPALLEPVMDVEVRTPEEYMGDVIGDLNSRRGMIQSMNDASGVKVVRALVPLSELFGYIGDLRSKTQGRAVYSMQFDSYAEVPRNVAEEIIKKTRGE from the coding sequence GTGGCACTCGACGTGCTGACCGACCTGAACAAGGTCCGCAACATCGGCATCATGGCGCACATCGACGCCGGCAAGACCACGACGACCGAGCGGATCCTCTTCTACACGGGCGTCAACTACAAGATCGGCGAGACCCACGACGGCGCCTCGACGACCGACTGGATGGAGCAGGAGAAGGAGCGGGGGATCACCATCACCTCCGCCGCCGTCACCTGCTTCTGGAACGGCAACCAGATCAACATCATCGACACCCCCGGCCACGTGGACTTCACGGTCGAGGTGGAGCGCAGCCTCCGCGTGCTCGATGGTGCCGTCGCCGTCTTCGACGGCAAGGAGGGCGTCGAGCCCCAGTCGGAGACGGTGTGGCGCCAGGCCGACAAGTACGACGTCCCGCGCATCTGCTTCGTCAACAAGATGGACAAGCTGGGCGCCGACTTCTACTTCACGGTCGACACCATCAAGTCGCGCCTCGGCGCGCGTCCGCTGGTGATCCAGCTCCCGATCGGTGCCGAGAGCACGTTCGAGGGCGTCGTCGACCTGGTCGAGATGCGCGCGCTCCTGTGGCGCGGCGAGACGGCCATGGGTGCGAACTACACGGTCGAGGAGATCCCGGCCGACCTCAAGGAGCGGGCGGAGCAGTACCACGCCGAGCTCGTCGAGGCCGTCGCCGAGACCGACGAGGAGCTGCTCGAGAAGTACCTCGGCGGCGAGGAGCTGACGGTCGCCGAGATCAAGTCCGGCATCCGCAAGCTCACCGTCACCTCCGAGGCCTACCCGGTGCTGTGCGGCTCGGCCTTCAAGAACAAGGGCGTCCAGCCCATGCTCGACGCGGTCATCGACTACCTGCCGAGCCCGCTCGACGTCCCCGCCGTCCAGGGTCACGACGTGCGCGACGAGGAGATCATCCTCGAGCGCGCGGCGTCCCTCGACGCCCCGTTCTCGGCGCTCGCCTTCAAGATCGCCGTGCACCCGTTCTTCGGCAAGCTCACCTTCGTGCGCATCTACTCCGGTCGCGTGACGCCCGGCCAGCAGATCCTCAACGCCACCAAGGGCAAGAAGGAGCGCGTCGGCAAGCTCTTCCAGATGCACGCGAACAAGGAGAACCCGGTCGAGGAGGCCACCGCCGGGCACATCTACGCGTTCATCGGCCTCAAGGACACCACCACGGGTGACACGCTGTGCGCGCTCGACGCCCCGGTCGTGCTCGAGTCCATGACGTTCCCGGACCCGGTCATCGAGGTGGCCATCGAGCCCAAGACCAAGGGTGACCAGGAGAAGCTGGGCACGGCGATCCAGAAGCTGGCCGAGGAGGACCCGACGTTCCAGGTCCAGCTCGACCAGGAGACCGGCCAGACCGTCATCAAGGGCATGGGCGAGCTCCACCTCGACATCCTCGTCGACCGCATGCGTCGTGAGTTCAAGGTCGAGGCGAACGTCGGCAAGCCGCAGGTCGCGTACCGCGAGACGATCCGTCGCGCGGTCGAGAAGCTCGACTACACGCACAAGAAGCAGACGGGTGGCTCGGGCCAGTTCGCGAAGGTCCAGGTGACCTTCGAGCCGCTGGAGACGACCGACGGCCAGGTGTACGAGTTCACCAACGCCGTCACGGGTGGCCGCGTCCCGCGCGAGTACATCCCGAGCGTCGATCACGGCATCCAGGACGCCATGCAGTCCGGCGTCCTGGCGGGCTTCCCGGTCGTCGGCGTCAAGGCGACGCTGGTCGACGGCGCCGCGCACGACGTCGACTCCTCGGAGATGGCGTTCAAGATCGCCGGCTCGATGGCGTTCAAGGAGGGCATGCGCAGGGCCGACCCGGCGCTGCTCGAGCCCGTCATGGACGTCGAGGTGCGGACGCCCGAGGAGTACATGGGCGACGTCATCGGCGACCTCAACTCCCGGCGTGGCATGATCCAGTCGATGAACGACGCGTCGGGCGTTAAGGTTGTCCGCGCACTGGTTCCGCTGTCCGAGCTCTTCGGCTACATCGGTGACCTGCGGTCGAAGACCCAGGGTCGCGCGGTGTACTCGATGCAGTTCGACAGCTACGCCGAGGTTCCTCGGAACGTCGCCGAGGAGATCATCAAGAAGACCCGGGGCGAGTAG
- the tuf gene encoding elongation factor Tu — MAKAKFERTKPHVNIGTIGHVDHGKTTLSAAISKVLHDKYPDLNPVFAFDEIDKAPEEKQRGITINIAHIEYQTEKRHYAHVDAPGHADYIKNMITGAAQMDGAILVVAATDGPMAQTREHVLLARQVGVPYLLVALNKSDMVDDEEILELVEMEVRELLSAQGFDGDNAPVVRVSGLKALEGDPEWTKSIEELMNAVDENVPEPERDMDKPFLMPIEDVFTITGRGTVVTGKVERGKLPINSEVEIVGLRAPQKTTVTGIEMFHKQMDEAWAGENCGLLLRGTKRDDVERGQVVVKPGSVTPHTKFEGQAYILKKDEGGRHNPFYTNYRPQFYIRTTDVTGVISLPEGTEMVLPGDTTEMTVELIQPIALEEGQGFAIREGGRTVGSGTVTKILA; from the coding sequence GTGGCTAAGGCCAAGTTCGAGCGGACCAAGCCGCACGTCAACATCGGCACGATCGGTCACGTCGACCACGGCAAGACGACGCTGTCGGCGGCGATCTCCAAGGTCCTGCACGACAAGTACCCGGACCTCAACCCGGTGTTCGCGTTCGACGAGATCGACAAGGCGCCGGAGGAGAAGCAGCGCGGTATCACGATCAACATCGCGCACATCGAGTACCAGACGGAGAAGCGTCACTACGCTCACGTCGACGCTCCCGGTCACGCCGACTACATCAAGAACATGATCACGGGTGCGGCGCAGATGGACGGCGCCATCCTCGTGGTCGCCGCGACCGACGGTCCGATGGCCCAGACGCGCGAGCACGTCCTGCTCGCCCGCCAGGTCGGCGTCCCGTACCTCCTCGTCGCGCTCAACAAGTCCGACATGGTCGACGACGAGGAGATCCTCGAGCTCGTCGAGATGGAGGTGCGTGAGCTCCTCTCCGCGCAGGGCTTCGACGGCGACAACGCCCCCGTCGTCCGCGTGTCGGGCCTCAAGGCGCTCGAGGGCGACCCGGAGTGGACCAAGTCCATCGAGGAGCTCATGAACGCCGTGGACGAGAACGTCCCGGAGCCCGAGCGCGACATGGACAAGCCGTTCCTCATGCCGATCGAGGACGTCTTCACGATCACCGGTCGTGGCACGGTCGTCACCGGCAAGGTCGAGCGCGGCAAGCTCCCGATCAACTCCGAGGTCGAGATCGTCGGTCTGCGCGCCCCGCAGAAGACCACGGTCACGGGCATCGAGATGTTCCACAAGCAGATGGACGAGGCGTGGGCCGGCGAGAACTGCGGTCTGCTCCTGCGCGGCACCAAGCGTGACGACGTCGAGCGCGGCCAGGTCGTCGTGAAGCCGGGGTCCGTGACCCCGCACACGAAGTTCGAGGGCCAGGCGTACATCCTCAAGAAGGACGAGGGTGGCCGTCACAACCCGTTCTACACGAACTACCGCCCGCAGTTCTACATCCGCACGACGGACGTCACCGGCGTCATCTCCCTGCCCGAGGGCACCGAGATGGTCCTGCCCGGCGACACCACCGAGATGACGGTCGAGCTCATCCAGCCGATCGCCCTCGAGGAGGGTCAGGGCTTCGCCATCCGCGAGGGTGGCCGCACGGTCGGTTCGGGCACGGTCACCAAGATCCTCGCCTGA
- a CDS encoding GntR family transcriptional regulator: MLDESRPIFLQVAEAVEDSIVSGALAEEGRAPSTNELVAFYRINPATAAKGIGLLVEKGVLYKQRGIGMFVATGARAALLAERRAALVERYVDPLLGEARTLGLTAADVVELVRARGSSLPTHDTPHTPEGQAS, translated from the coding sequence ATGCTCGACGAGAGCCGACCGATCTTCCTCCAGGTCGCCGAGGCGGTGGAGGACTCCATCGTCTCGGGGGCGCTGGCGGAGGAGGGGCGCGCGCCGTCGACCAACGAGCTCGTCGCCTTCTACCGGATCAACCCGGCGACCGCGGCCAAGGGCATCGGCCTCCTCGTCGAGAAGGGCGTGCTGTACAAGCAGCGCGGCATCGGGATGTTCGTGGCGACGGGGGCGCGCGCCGCGCTGCTCGCGGAGCGCCGCGCCGCCCTGGTCGAGCGGTACGTCGACCCGCTGCTCGGCGAGGCGCGCACCCTCGGTCTCACCGCCGCCGACGTCGTCGAGCTCGTCCGGGCTCGCGGCTCGTCGCTCCCCACGCACGACACCCCGCACACTCCGGAAGGACAGGCATCATGA
- a CDS encoding ABC transporter ATP-binding protein has protein sequence MTAVIEVEHLTKRYGTTLALDDVSLSLEPNAIYGLLGRNGAGKTTLMSILTAQAFATSGSVRVFGEEPYENARVLQRVCFVRESQRYPEDATPAHAFAIARLFFPRWDEDLARELVAEFRLPLDKRIKKLSRGQLSSVGVILGLASRAELTFFDEPYLGLDAVARQVFYDRLLEDYAEHPRTIVLSSHLIDEVASLIERVVLLDGGRVLLDEPTDDLRGRAATIVGDADAVERFVAGREVIGRERLGHVLAATVYGALSADDRVRLRELGLDVSPVSLQQLVVRTTRTAEEGALR, from the coding sequence ATGACGGCGGTCATCGAGGTCGAGCACCTCACCAAGCGGTACGGCACGACCCTCGCGCTCGACGACGTCTCGCTCTCCCTGGAGCCGAACGCGATCTACGGGCTCCTGGGACGCAACGGCGCGGGCAAGACGACGCTGATGTCGATCCTCACCGCCCAGGCGTTCGCCACCTCGGGCTCGGTCCGGGTGTTCGGCGAGGAGCCGTACGAGAACGCGCGGGTGCTGCAGCGCGTGTGCTTCGTCCGGGAGAGCCAGCGCTACCCCGAGGACGCCACGCCGGCCCACGCGTTCGCGATCGCCCGGCTGTTCTTCCCCCGCTGGGACGAGGACCTGGCGCGCGAGCTGGTCGCGGAGTTCCGGCTCCCGCTCGACAAGCGGATCAAGAAGCTCTCCCGCGGCCAGCTCTCCAGCGTCGGGGTGATCCTCGGGCTCGCGAGCCGCGCCGAGCTGACCTTCTTCGACGAGCCCTACCTCGGGCTCGACGCCGTCGCCCGCCAGGTGTTCTACGACCGGCTGCTCGAGGACTACGCCGAGCACCCGCGCACGATCGTCCTGTCCTCGCACCTCATCGACGAGGTCGCCTCGCTCATCGAGCGCGTCGTGCTGCTCGACGGCGGGCGCGTCCTGCTCGACGAGCCGACCGACGACCTGCGCGGCCGCGCGGCCACGATCGTCGGCGACGCCGACGCGGTCGAGCGGTTCGTCGCCGGCCGGGAGGTGATCGGCCGCGAGCGGCTCGGGCACGTGCTGGCCGCCACCGTGTACGGCGCGCTGAGCGCCGATGACCGGGTCCGGCTCCGCGAGCTCGGGCTCGACGTCTCGCCCGTCTCCCTGCAGCAGCTCGTGGTCCGGACCACCCGGACCGCCGAGGAAGGAGCACTCCGATGA
- a CDS encoding type IV toxin-antitoxin system AbiEi family antitoxin domain-containing protein codes for MTTQPLARLRTAQLALTPEGQPLDGRAKRIPRVVLDVASSQLGLVSRRQLLECGVPPGRIARHVGAGRWAEIVDGVYLVLPEAVEDRDWRATTEQRAQIAVLWSGPHVVPSAFAALTLAGIDGAPLDFVPEVACRPPARLRSRPGLRVRRVRTDRESPRHPGLLRLWEDLTVVAPAFAIAQVARLCDRDTLVSILDSALHVGRIGTGDLDRIATLVLAGRPGARVFREARALVDHRAESPFETRARLQCRDHGVPPDDLQRRVRDQTGRVVARCDLVWELGGGRLLVVELDGEHHRRDAGIERDNARDRALVALGHRVLHFAWEDLATGVIWRLVLTILAEEGRLIAPAVA; via the coding sequence ATGACGACGCAGCCACTCGCTCGACTCCGTACCGCCCAGCTCGCGCTCACCCCCGAGGGCCAGCCGCTGGACGGGCGCGCCAAGCGCATCCCCAGGGTCGTCCTCGACGTCGCCAGCTCCCAGCTGGGTCTCGTGTCGCGCCGTCAGCTCCTCGAGTGCGGCGTTCCGCCGGGTCGCATCGCTCGCCATGTCGGCGCCGGCCGCTGGGCCGAGATCGTCGACGGGGTGTACCTCGTCCTGCCAGAGGCTGTCGAGGACCGGGACTGGCGGGCCACCACCGAGCAGCGTGCGCAGATCGCAGTGCTGTGGTCGGGGCCCCACGTCGTGCCCTCGGCCTTCGCCGCCCTCACGCTCGCCGGGATCGACGGTGCGCCGCTCGACTTCGTCCCGGAGGTGGCGTGTCGACCTCCCGCCCGGCTGCGGTCGCGTCCTGGCCTGCGGGTGCGACGGGTCCGGACGGACCGCGAGAGCCCCAGGCACCCCGGTCTGCTGCGGCTCTGGGAGGACCTGACGGTCGTCGCCCCCGCGTTCGCGATCGCGCAGGTGGCGCGACTCTGCGATCGCGACACGCTGGTGAGCATCCTCGACAGCGCGCTTCATGTGGGGCGGATCGGGACCGGCGACCTCGATCGCATCGCCACGCTCGTCCTCGCCGGTCGTCCAGGCGCGCGGGTGTTCCGCGAGGCGAGGGCGCTGGTCGACCATCGAGCCGAGTCGCCGTTCGAGACGCGCGCTCGCCTGCAGTGCCGTGACCACGGTGTCCCGCCGGACGACCTCCAGCGGCGGGTACGAGATCAGACCGGACGGGTGGTCGCTCGCTGCGACCTCGTGTGGGAGCTCGGTGGTGGGCGGCTTCTCGTCGTCGAGCTGGATGGTGAGCATCACCGACGGGACGCCGGCATCGAGCGCGACAACGCCCGCGATCGCGCGCTCGTCGCACTCGGTCACCGGGTGCTCCACTTCGCGTGGGAGGACCTCGCGACGGGAGTGATCTGGCGGCTCGTCCTGACGATCCTTGCGGAGGAAGGTCGCCTGATCGCCCCAGCCGTGGCTTGA
- the rpsJ gene encoding 30S ribosomal protein S10, whose product MAGQKIRIRLKSYDHEVIDSSARKIVDTVTRAGATVVGPVPLPTEKNVFCVIRSPHKYKDSRDHFEMRTHKRLIDIIDPTPKAVDSLMRLDLPADVNIEIKL is encoded by the coding sequence ATGGCGGGACAGAAGATCCGCATCCGGCTCAAGTCCTACGACCACGAGGTCATCGACAGCTCGGCGCGGAAGATCGTCGACACGGTGACCCGGGCCGGTGCGACGGTGGTTGGCCCCGTGCCGCTGCCGACGGAGAAGAACGTGTTCTGTGTGATCCGTTCTCCCCACAAGTACAAGGACAGCCGCGACCACTTCGAGATGCGGACGCACAAGCGCCTCATCGACATCATCGACCCGACGCCGAAGGCCGTCGACTCGCTCATGCGTCTCGACCTGCCGGCCGACGTCAACATCGAGATCAAGCTCTGA
- the rplC gene encoding 50S ribosomal protein L3 has product MTSTTSSVTALLGTKLGMTQVWNEAGKLVPVTVVQVGTNVVSAIRTPETDGYSAVQLAFGQIDPRKVTKPLQGHFAKAGITPRRHVAEIRTADASDFTPGQELGADVFEVGQKIDVIGTTKGKGTAGVMKRHGFAGVSASHGAHRNHRKPGSIGGASTPARVFRGLRMAGRMGHERATIQNLTIQAVDAAKGLLLIAGPVPGPKGSLVVVRSAVKGA; this is encoded by the coding sequence ATGACTTCCACCACTTCCAGCGTGACCGCGCTGCTCGGGACGAAGCTCGGGATGACCCAGGTCTGGAACGAGGCCGGGAAGCTCGTCCCGGTCACCGTCGTCCAGGTCGGGACGAACGTCGTGTCGGCCATCCGCACGCCCGAGACCGACGGCTACAGCGCCGTGCAGCTTGCCTTCGGGCAGATCGACCCGCGCAAGGTCACGAAGCCCCTCCAGGGCCACTTCGCCAAGGCCGGCATCACGCCGCGCCGTCACGTCGCCGAGATCCGCACGGCCGACGCCTCCGACTTCACGCCCGGCCAGGAGCTCGGCGCCGACGTCTTCGAGGTCGGCCAGAAGATCGACGTCATCGGCACGACCAAGGGCAAGGGCACCGCTGGTGTCATGAAGCGCCACGGCTTCGCCGGCGTCTCCGCCTCCCACGGTGCGCACCGCAACCACCGCAAGCCCGGCTCGATCGGTGGGGCGTCCACGCCCGCCCGCGTCTTCCGCGGCCTGCGCATGGCCGGCCGCATGGGCCACGAGCGCGCGACCATCCAGAACCTGACCATCCAGGCCGTCGACGCCGCGAAGGGCCTCCTGCTCATCGCTGGCCCCGTGCCGGGCCCCAAGGGCTCGCTCGTCGTCGTCCGCAGCGCCGTGAAGGGGGCCTGA
- the rplD gene encoding 50S ribosomal protein L4 — MTTIAVIDAAGKKAGTAELPAEVFDVTTNIPLIHQVVVAQLAAARQGTHKTKTRGEVRGGGKKPYKQKGTGRARQGSTRAPQFAGGGVVHGPTPRDYSQRTPKKMKAAALRGALSDRARANRVHVVEGFGLEAPSTKAALAVLRAASRAPRILAVVSRDDDLAWLSLRNVPEIHLISPDQLNTYDVLVNDDVVFTSSALASFLSEPVELKAEEAAK; from the coding sequence ATGACCACGATCGCCGTCATCGACGCCGCTGGCAAGAAGGCCGGTACGGCCGAGCTGCCCGCCGAGGTCTTCGACGTCACCACGAACATCCCGCTCATCCACCAGGTCGTCGTCGCCCAGCTCGCTGCCGCGCGCCAGGGCACGCACAAGACGAAGACCCGCGGTGAGGTTCGCGGTGGCGGCAAGAAGCCGTACAAGCAGAAGGGCACCGGCCGCGCCCGTCAGGGCTCGACCCGCGCGCCGCAGTTCGCCGGCGGTGGTGTCGTCCACGGCCCGACGCCGCGCGACTACAGCCAGCGCACCCCCAAGAAGATGAAGGCCGCCGCCCTGCGTGGCGCGCTCTCGGACCGCGCTCGCGCGAACCGCGTCCACGTCGTCGAGGGCTTCGGCCTCGAGGCGCCGTCGACGAAGGCCGCGCTCGCCGTGCTCCGCGCTGCGTCGCGGGCCCCGCGCATCCTCGCCGTCGTCTCGCGCGACGACGACCTCGCGTGGCTCAGCCTTCGCAACGTCCCGGAGATCCACCTCATCTCCCCGGACCAGCTCAACACCTACGACGTCCTCGTCAACGACGACGTCGTGTTCACCTCGTCCGCCCTCGCCTCGTTCCTGAGCGAGCCGGTCGAGCTCAAGGCTGAGGAGGCTGCCAAGTGA
- the rplW gene encoding 50S ribosomal protein L23, whose protein sequence is MGNLGRDPHDILIAPVVSEKSYNLLDQGKYTFLVHPDANKTEIKIAVEKVFGVKVADVNTLNRPGKTRRTRAGLGKRKDTKRAIVTLREGTIDIFGTA, encoded by the coding sequence ATCGGCAACCTCGGACGGGACCCGCACGACATCCTGATCGCGCCGGTCGTCTCCGAGAAGAGCTACAACCTGCTCGACCAGGGCAAGTACACCTTCCTCGTCCACCCGGACGCGAACAAGACCGAGATCAAGATCGCGGTCGAGAAGGTGTTCGGGGTCAAGGTCGCCGACGTCAACACGCTGAACCGCCCGGGCAAGACCCGGCGGACGCGCGCCGGCCTCGGCAAGCGCAAGGACACCAAGCGCGCGATCGTCACGCTGCGCGAGGGCACCATCGACATCTTCGGCACGGCGTGA
- the rplB gene encoding 50S ribosomal protein L2: MGIRKYKPTTPGRRGSSVADFVEITRSTPEKSLVRPLSKSGGRNASGRVTSRHKGGGHKRAYRVIDFRRHDKDGVPATVAHIEYDPNRTARIALLHYADGEKRYIIAPNKLRQGDRIEQGPSADIKPGNNLPLRNIPTGTVIHAIELRPGGGAKIARSAGVSVQLVAKDGPYAQLRMPSGEIRNVDARCRATVGEVGNAEQSNINWGKAGRMRWKGKRPTVRGVAMNPVDHPHGGGEGKTSGGRHPVSPWGKPEGRTRRPGKPSDKLIVRRRRTGKKR; this comes from the coding sequence ATGGGAATCCGTAAGTACAAGCCGACGACGCCGGGCCGCCGCGGCTCGTCCGTCGCCGACTTCGTCGAGATCACTCGGTCGACGCCGGAGAAGTCGCTGGTCCGTCCGCTGTCCAAGTCCGGGGGCCGCAACGCCTCCGGTCGGGTGACGTCGCGACACAAGGGCGGCGGCCACAAGCGCGCCTACCGCGTCATCGACTTCCGTCGCCACGACAAGGACGGCGTGCCGGCCACGGTCGCTCACATCGAGTACGACCCCAACCGCACGGCGCGCATCGCGCTCCTGCACTACGCCGACGGCGAGAAGCGCTACATCATCGCGCCGAACAAGCTGCGTCAGGGCGACCGCATCGAGCAGGGCCCCAGCGCGGACATCAAGCCGGGCAACAACCTGCCGCTGCGCAACATCCCGACCGGTACGGTCATCCACGCCATCGAGCTGCGGCCCGGTGGCGGCGCGAAGATCGCCCGCTCGGCCGGTGTGTCCGTGCAGCTCGTCGCGAAGGACGGCCCGTACGCGCAGCTGCGCATGCCGTCCGGCGAGATCCGCAACGTCGACGCGCGCTGCCGCGCGACCGTCGGCGAGGTCGGCAACGCCGAGCAGTCGAACATCAACTGGGGCAAGGCCGGCCGCATGCGCTGGAAGGGCAAGCGCCCGACCGTCCGCGGTGTCGCCATGAACCCGGTCGACCACCCGCACGGTGGTGGTGAGGGCAAGACGTCCGGTGGTCGCCACCCCGTGAGCCCCTGGGGCAAGCCCGAGGGCCGCACCCGTCGTCCGGGCAAGCCGAGCGACAAGCTCATCGTGCGCCGTCGGCGTACCGGCAAGAAGCGCTGA
- the rpsS gene encoding 30S ribosomal protein S19, producing the protein MPRSLKKGPFVDAHLQKKVDAQNEKGTQNVIKTWSRRSMITPDFLGHTFAVHDGRKHVPVFVTESMVGHKLGEFAPTRTYRGHDKDDRKARRR; encoded by the coding sequence ATGCCTCGCAGCCTGAAGAAGGGCCCCTTCGTGGACGCCCACCTGCAGAAGAAGGTGGACGCGCAGAACGAGAAGGGCACGCAGAACGTCATCAAGACGTGGTCTCGTCGCTCGATGATCACGCCGGACTTCCTCGGCCACACGTTTGCGGTGCACGACGGCCGCAAGCACGTCCCGGTCTTCGTGACCGAGTCGATGGTCGGACACAAGCTCGGTGAGTTCGCCCCGACGCGTACCTACCGTGGACACGACAAGGACGACCGGAAGGCGCGCCGCCGCTGA
- the rplV gene encoding 50S ribosomal protein L22: MEAKAQARYVRVTPRKARRVVDTIRGKGAEEAVAMLTFAPQAVASDVRKVVASAIANARVKADAASERFDPSELVVAEAFVDEGPTLKRIQPRAQGRANRILKRTSHITVIVAAKEEVR, translated from the coding sequence ATGGAAGCCAAGGCGCAGGCGCGGTACGTCCGCGTCACGCCCCGCAAGGCTCGCCGCGTCGTGGACACCATCCGTGGCAAGGGGGCCGAGGAGGCCGTCGCCATGCTCACGTTCGCGCCGCAGGCCGTGGCCTCGGACGTGCGCAAGGTGGTCGCCAGCGCGATCGCCAACGCCCGGGTGAAGGCCGACGCCGCCAGCGAGCGGTTCGACCCGAGCGAGCTCGTGGTCGCGGAGGCGTTCGTCGACGAGGGCCCGACCCTCAAGCGGATCCAGCCCCGGGCGCAGGGCCGGGCGAACCGGATCCTCAAGCGCACCAGCCACATCACGGTCATCGTCGCTGCCAAGGAAGAGGTTCGCTGA